The proteins below are encoded in one region of Scomber japonicus isolate fScoJap1 chromosome 2, fScoJap1.pri, whole genome shotgun sequence:
- the tomm20b gene encoding mitochondrial import receptor subunit TOM20 homolog B — protein MMGGKSSAIAAGVCGALVVGYCLYFDRKRRSDPDFKNRLRERRRKQKVASERAGIAKLPDLKDAEAVQKFFLEEIQLGEELLAQGDYEKGVDHLTNAIAVCGQPQQLLQVLQQTLPPPVFQMLLTKLPSISQRIVSAQSLSEDDIE, from the exons ATGATGGGCGGCAAGAGCAGCGCTATAGCCGCCGGTGTGTGCGGGGCTCTGGTGGTCGGTTACTGCCTCTACTTCGACAGGAAGAGACGGAGTGACCCCGACTTCAAGAACAGGCTGCGGGAGC GGAGGAGAAAGCAGAAGGTAGCCAGTGAGAGGGCCGGCATCGCCAAG CTCCCTGACCTGAAGGACGCCGAGGCTGTGCAGAAGTTCTTCCTGGAGGAGATCCAGCTGGGCGAGGAGCTGCTGGCTCAGG GCGACTATGAGAAAGGCGTGGACCACCTGACCAACGCCATCGCCGTGTGCGGTCAGCCtcagcagctgctgcaggtgtTGCAGCAGACTCTGCCTCCGCCCGTCTTCCAGATGCTGCTCACCAAGCTGCCCAGCATCAGCCAG CGTATCGTGAGCGCACAGAGTCTGAGCGAGGACGATATAGAATAA
- the LOC128373394 gene encoding E3 ubiquitin-protein ligase TRIM39-like encodes MSAASCLRSEDQFLCSICLDVFTDPVTTPCGHNFCKNCINEHWNRNDQYLCPLCKKVFNIRPELHINTFISEMVSQFRQEAQQKASSSSSEQQAAKPEVPCDVCTGTKLKALKSCLVCLTSYCETHLEPHLTMSGLKRHQLMDPVENLEDRMCMKHDKPLELFCKTDQTCVCMLCSVLDHKTHEFVPLKEEYEGKKAELGKTEDEIQKMIQKRRLKIEEIKHSVDLSKEAADREKAEGVQVFTALKESVERSLNELIETIEEKQRTTEKQAEDFIKDLEQEISELKKRSPEVEKLSHSEDHLHLLQNFPSLKAALPTKDWTEVSVRPPSYEGTVVKAMAQLEETLSKQMKKLFEAELKRIQQYAVNVTLDPVTAHPNLNLSRNKKQVYHGDVMKNLPDNPKRFFPCPFVLGKQSLSSGRFYFEVQVKEKTEWILGVARESINRKGEITLSPQYGYWTIWLINGNEYSANSGPAVDLSLKTQPQKVGVFVDYEEGLVSFYDVDAAALIYSFTGCSFTEKLYPLFSPFTNCGGKYSVPLIICRVNQTK; translated from the coding sequence atgtctgctgccagctgtctgagatctgaagatcagtttctgtgctccatctgtctggatgtgttcactgatccagtcaccacaccatgtggacacaacttctgcaaaaactgcatcaacGAACACTGGAATAGGAATGACCAGTAcctgtgtccactgtgtaaAAAGGTTTTCAACATAAGACCTGAACTTCACATCAACACTTTCATCTCTGAGATGgtttctcagttcagacaggaagctcaacagaaagccagcagcagcagctcagagcaacaagctgccaaaccagaagttccctgtgacgtctgtactggaaccaaactgaaggccctgaagtcctgtctggtgtgtctgacctcctactgtgagactcacctggagcctcATCTGACAATGTCAGGCCTaaaaagacatcagctgatggaccctgtggagaacctggaagacaggatgtgtatgaagcacgataaacctctggagctgttctgtaagaccgaccagacatgtgtctgcatgctctgctctgttttagaccacaagacacatgagtttgttcctctgaaagaagaatatgaaggaaagaaggcagagctggggaagacagaggATGAAATTCAgaagatgatccagaagagacgactgaagattgaagagatcaaacactcagttgacctcagtaaggaagctgcagacagagagaaagcagaaggtgttcaggtcttcaccgctctgaaggagtctgttgagagaagcctgaatgagctcattgagacgattgaagagaagcaaagaacaacagagaaacaggctgaagacttcatcaaagacctggaacaggaaatctctgagctgaagaagagaagccctgaggtggagaagctctcacactctgaagaccacctccacctcctccaaaacttcccgtccctgaaagctgctctacccaccaaagactggacagaggtcAGCGTCCGTCCACCATCATATGAGGGGACTGTGGTGAAAGCTatggctcagctggaggagacgctcagtaaacagatgaagaagctgtttgaggctgagctgaagaggatcCAGCAATATGCAGTGaatgtgactcttgatcctgtTACAGCACATCCTAACCTAAACCTGTCTAGAAATAAGAAACAAGTGTATCATGGTGATGTGATGAAGAATCTCCCAGACAACCCAAAGAGATTTTTTCCTTGTCCCTTTGTCttaggaaagcagagtttgtcttcaggcagattttactttgaggttcaggttaaagagaagactgaGTGGATCttaggagtggccagagagtcgatCAACAGGAAGGGAGAAATCACGCTGAGTCCTCAGTATGGTTACTGGACTATATGGTTGATAAATGGAAATGAGTATAGTGCTAATAGTGGCCCTGCAGTCGATCTCTCTCTGAAGACTCAgcctcagaaggtgggggtgtttgtggattatgaggagggtctggtctccttttatgacgtagatgctgcagctcttatctactcctttactggctgctccttcactgagaaactctacccattATTCAGCCCCTTTACTAATTGTGGTGGTAAGTACTCTGTCCCTCTGATCATCTGTCGTGTCAATCAAACTAAGTAA